The following are encoded together in the Nocardioides sp. Arc9.136 genome:
- a CDS encoding antibiotic biosynthesis monooxygenase — protein MTAPVTVSITRTLDPGHDAEMLSWLQAGTALAQQFPGFLGAGWVRPETGSSTWHMLYRFADGAALQAWEHSPQRQWWRSSAAGLGVVDSRVERRTGIEGWFDDPTTRDVEDLRAVPAAPPRWKQASVIFLVFYPLSVLVNWLAAPVLGGVWLPLRVLAVVLVMTPVMTYVALPWMTRRMEWWLHGRPAPWRRTARATG, from the coding sequence ATGACCGCGCCCGTGACCGTCTCCATCACCCGCACGCTCGACCCCGGGCACGACGCGGAGATGCTGAGCTGGCTGCAGGCGGGCACCGCGCTGGCCCAGCAGTTCCCCGGCTTCCTCGGCGCCGGCTGGGTGCGGCCGGAGACCGGCTCGAGCACCTGGCACATGCTCTACCGGTTCGCCGACGGCGCCGCGCTGCAGGCGTGGGAGCACTCCCCTCAGCGGCAGTGGTGGCGCTCCTCGGCCGCCGGCCTCGGCGTGGTCGACTCGCGCGTGGAGCGCCGTACCGGCATCGAGGGGTGGTTCGACGACCCGACCACCCGCGACGTCGAGGACCTGCGCGCGGTGCCGGCCGCGCCGCCGCGCTGGAAGCAGGCCTCGGTGATCTTCCTGGTGTTCTACCCGCTCAGCGTGCTGGTCAACTGGCTGGCCGCCCCGGTCCTGGGCGGGGTCTGGCTGCCGCTGCGCGTGCTCGCCGTCGTCCTCGTGATGACGCCGGTGATGACGTACGTCGCCCTCCCGTGGATGACCCGCCGGATGGAGTGGTGGCTCCACGGTCGAC